A stretch of the Athene noctua chromosome 35, bAthNoc1.hap1.1, whole genome shotgun sequence genome encodes the following:
- the SHKBP1 gene encoding SH3KBP1-binding protein 1, which translates to MAAPGGAARAGAEVVQLNVGGKRFSTSRQTLTWISDSFFSSLLSGRISTLKDETGAIFIDRDPTVFAPILNFLRTKELDPRGVSISLLLHEAQFYGITPLVRRLQLREELDRSSCGSVLFNGYLPPPVLPAKRRNRHSVAGPQIAARLPPPPDRAPVRRSRTMPPSLGNAGLLGRSGDERSLVPAKTGNDPGAVRLVCGHHNWIAVAYAQFLVCYRMKETSGWQQVFSSPRLDWAIERAALNAKVLGGALGDHDKMVAAAAGGEIILWALRADGSGTEIGVFHLGVPVEALFFVGNQLTATSHTGKIGVWNAVTKHWQIQDVVPINSYDAAGTFLLLGCNNGSIYYVDVQKFPLRMKDNDLLVTELYRDPSEDAVTALSVYLTPKTSDSGNWIEIAYGTSSGVVRVIVQHPETVGSGPQLFQTFTVHRSPVTKIMLSEKHLISVCADNNHVRTWTVTRFRGMISTQPGSTPLASFKVLSLDDADGGADIGPFGERDEQQVFIQRVVPDANRVFVRLSSTGKRICEVRSVDGAAVAAFTVHECDGPSRIGSRPRRYLFTGHANGSVQMWDLTTAVEALGKPHEPGGLTEDELLRQLDQCDLAPPPQTPDASLRPPAPSPPPKHRGGAPPTPNVTGGPPLPPSPHSGGAPPFFSPRGGAGGGGGFVERCQELAQRLDPPRLGGKPPIFRPPPNLNPPSTPPRPRGPPQNADAPPVVPLVPPKSRLNETAF; encoded by the exons AtggcggctccgggcggggcggcgcgggccggggccgaGGTTGTGCAGCTCAACGTGGGCGGCAAGAG ATTCAGCACATCCCGCCAGACGCTGACCTGGATCTCAGACTCCTTCTTCTCCAG cctcctcagcGGCCGCATCTCCACCCTGAAGGATGAGACGGGAGCG attttcatcGACCGGGACCCAACCGTCTTCGCCCCCATCCTCAATTTCCTCCGGACGAAAGAGCTGGACCCCCGCGGCGTCAGCATCTCCCTTCTCCTCCACGAAGCCCAATTTTACGGCATCACCCCTCTCg ttcGCCGCCTGCAGCTACGGGAGGAGTTGGACCGATCGTCTTGCGGCAGCGTCCTCTTCAACGGGTACCTCCCCCCCCCAG TGTTACCGGCCAAACGCCGCAACCGTCACAGCGTGGCGGGACCCCAAATCGCCGCCCGGTTGCCGCCGCCGCCCGACCGAGCCCCCGTGCGCCGCAGCCGCACCATGCCCCCCAGTTTGGGCAACGCCGGCTTACTGGGACGCTCGGGGGACGAACGGAGCCTCGTTCCCGCTAAAACTG ggaaCGACCCCGGCGCAGTGCGGTTGGTTTGCGGCCACCACAACTGGATCGCGGTGGCTTACGCCCAGTTCCTCGTTTGTTACCG GATGAAGGAGACGTCGGGGTGGCAGCAGGTTTTCTCCAGCCCGCGCCTGGACTGGGCGATCGAGCGGGCGGCGCTCAACGCCAAGGTGCTGGGGGGCGCCTTGGGCGACCACGACAAgatggtggcggcggcggccggcggcgagATCATCCTGTGGGCCCTGCGCGCCGACGGCAGCGGCACCGAGATCG GCGTGTTCCACTTGGGGGTGCCCGTGGAAGCCCTTTTCTTTGTGGGCAACCAGCTGACGGCCACCAGCCACACCGGGAAAATCGGCGTCTGGAACGCCGTCACCAAGCACTGGCAG ATCCAAGACGTCGTCCCCATCAACAGCTACGACGCCGCcggcaccttcctcctcctcggctgcAACAACGGTTCCATCTACTACGTgg aCGTCCAGAAGTTTCCCCTCCGCATGAAGGACAACGACCTGCTGGTGACGGAGCTCTACCGCGACCCCTCCGAGGACGCCGTCACCGCCCTCAGCGTCTACCTCACCCCCAAAACCA GTGATAGCGGCAACTGGATCGAGATCGCCTACGGCACCAGCTCCGGGGTGGTGCGGGTCATCGTGCAGCACCCCGAGACGGTTGGTTCCGGGCCTCAACTCTTCCAAACTTTCACCGTTCACCGGAGCCCCGTCACCAAAATTATGTTGTCGGAGAAACATTTGATTTCTG TCTGCGCCGACAACAACCACGTGCGCACGTGGACGGTGACGCGGTTCCGCGGGATGATCTCGACGCAGCCCGGCTCCACGCCCTTGGCCTCCTTCAAGGTCCTTTCCCTGGACGACGCCGACGGCGGCGCCGACATCG GGCCTTTCGGCGAACGCGACGAGCAGCAGGTTTTCATCCAGCGCGTTGTACCGGACGCCAACCGAGTCTTTGTCCGCCTTTCCTCCACCGGCAAACG gatttgCGAGGTGCGCTCGGTGGACGGCGCCGCCGTCGCCGCCTTCACCGTGCACGAGTGCGACGGCCCGAGCCGCATCGGCTCCCGCCCGCGCCGCTACCTCTTCACCGGCCACGCCAACGGCAGCGTGCAGATGTGGGACCTCACCACCGCCGTGGAGGCCCTGGGCAAACCCCACG AACCGGGCGGTTTGACCGAGGACGAATTGCTGCGGCAGCTGGATCAGTGCGAtttggccccccccccccagacccccgaCGCCAG CCTCCGCCCGCCggcgccttccccccccccaaaacaccgcgggggggctccccccaccccaaacgtcacgggggggcccccccttcccccctctccTCATtctgggggggcccccccttttttttctccccgcggcggggcgggggggggcggtggttTTGTCGAGCGTTGCCAAGAGCTGGCCCAACGCCTCGACCCCCCCCGATTAGGGGGGAAACCCCCAATTTTTCGCCCCCCCCCAAATTTAaaccccccctccaccccccccagaCCTCGGGGGCCCCCCCAAAACGCCGACGCTCCCCCCGTCGTCCCCTTGGTGCCCCCCAAGTCCCGTCTCAACGAAACGGCGTTTTga